The Synechococcus sp. RS9916 DNA segment GAGCGAGGCGGGGCTGATGGAACGGAGATGGGGGAGCGCGTCCCCCGATCCTCTACATTGACAACAGGCCCGGCGAGAACCTCTCTCCGGGAGGGTGATCTCAGCATCAGCCGTCGGGCCTGAGCCCGACACTCCCTCCCCTCGTTGCCACATCCTCTTCTGCCAGATCTCACCTCTGTTGCAGCAGCTACTGCTGCACAACAGGGTTTTGAGCTTGCGGATCTCCAATTGCACACCCACCTGCGCCCGATGACCGTGCAGGTTCAAATCCGTCGTCCTGGCGGTGTGGATGTGACCCTTGATGACTGCGCGGGCCTGAGCGGACCGATGGGTGATGCCATCGAAGCGTCATCCCTGCTGACCGACGCCTATGTGCTGGAAATCAGCAGCCCTGGGATCGGCGACCTTGTACAAAGCGACCGTGATTTTCAAACGTTTCGCGGCTTCCCTGTCGAGGTGACCATCAACGAAGGCGATGGCCCCCCACAGACCCTTTCGGGCTCATTGCTCGATCGGAGTGACAACCACCTTGAAATCAACATGAAGGGCCGCATTAAAAAAATCGCCCGATCTTCGATTTCCTGCGTCCGCCTCACCAGCCCCACCAGCTAGTCGGACTGCACTCTTCCCCGGCCGACCAACTGGCCGTCTCAGCCCCTTCCTTCCAATCAGCCCTCGATGGCACTCGTTCTCCTTCCCGGCCTCAGCAACCTGATCGAAGACATCAGTGAAGAGAAGAAACTCCCACCTCAGGTTGTGGAGTCGGCTCTGAGGGAAGCCCTCTTGAAGGGTTACGAGCGGTATCGGAAAACTCTTTACCTGGGCATCAACGACGATCCCTTCGACGAGGAGTATTTCAGCAATTTCGATGTTGCTCTCGATCTCGACGAAGAGGGCTACCGCGTTCTGGCCAGCAAGATCATCGTTGAGGAAGTCGAAAGCGACGACCATCAGATCGCCCTGGCAGAGGTGATGCAGGTGGCCGACGATGCCCAGGTGGGCGACACCGTGGTGCTGGATGTCACCCCAGAGAAGGAGGAATTCGGTCGCATGGCGGCCGCAACCACCAAACAGGTGCTGGCCCAGAAGCTTCGGGATCAACAGCGCCGCATGATCCAAGAGGAATTTGCCGACCTCGAGGATCCTGTGCTGACCGCGCGCGTGATCCGCTTCGAGCGTCAGTCCGTGATCATGGCGGTCAGCTCTGGATTGGGCCGTCCTGAAGTGGAGGCCGAGCTGCCCCGCCGCGACCAGCTCCCCAACGACAACTACCGGGCGAATGCCACCTTCAAGGTGTTCCTCAAGGAAGTGAGCGAAGTTCCACGTCGAGGCCCTCAGCTGTTTGTCAGCCGAGCCAATGCCGGCCTTGTGGTCTACCTGTTTGAAAACGAAGTGCCGGAGATCCAAGAAGGATCCGTGCGCATCGTGGCCGTGGCCAGAGAAGCCAATCCGCCCTCCCGCTCGGTTGGCCCCCGCACCAAGGTGGCTGTCGACAGCATCGAACGTGAAGTGGATCCTGTCGGCGCTTGCATCGGCGCCCGTGGCTCCCGCATCCAGCAGGTGGTCAATGAATTGCGGGGCGAAAAAATCGACGTGATCCGCTGGTCTCAGGATCCAGGCCAGTACATCGCCAACTCCCTCAGCCCAGCCCGCGTTGAGATGGTGCGTCTGGTTGATCCGGTCGGACAGCACGCTCACGTGTTGGTCCCACCCGATCAGCTCAGTCTGGCCATTGGTCGTGAAGGCCAAAACGTTCGTCTCGCCGCCCGCCTCACCGGCTGGAAGATCGACATCAAGAACTCGCAGGAATACGACCAAGCGAGTGAAGACGCCGTCGTGGCCGAGTTGATATCTCAGCGCGAGGAAGAGGAAGCGCTGCAACGGGAAGCCGAGGAACGCCTGGCTGCCGAACAGGCCGCCCGTGCTGAAGAAGATGCACGCCTGCGCGAGCTCTATCCGCTGCCGGAAGACGACGAGGACTACGTCGAAGAAGGGAGCGAGATCGATGTCGAAGCTGTTGATGCAGGCGAGGAGAGCGTCGAAGGCGACCAACCTGCAGCCGAAGCCGAGACCAGCGTTGAAGACAGCACCGTTGAAGAAGGTGCCGTTGAAGACACTGAGTCCGCAGTCAACAACGACGACGAGGATGGAGCCCGGTGAACGAACCACGCCCCGTTCTGCGTCGCTGCGTAGCCTGTCGAAAGTTGCTGGATCGCCAGCAGCTCTGGCGCGTGATTCGCGACCACCAGGATGGGGTCCTCCTGGATCGGGGGATGGGTCGCTCGGCCTATCTCTGCCCGACGGAGGCCTGCCTGGATGAGGCACGCCGCAGAAAGCGACTGAACAAGGCCCTGCGTTGTCAGGTCCCCGACAGCGTGATCACGGTGTTGCAGGAGCGGCTCTCTTTCGAGAGGAACTGCCGCTGAGGCAAGA contains these protein-coding regions:
- the nusA gene encoding transcription termination factor NusA — encoded protein: MALVLLPGLSNLIEDISEEKKLPPQVVESALREALLKGYERYRKTLYLGINDDPFDEEYFSNFDVALDLDEEGYRVLASKIIVEEVESDDHQIALAEVMQVADDAQVGDTVVLDVTPEKEEFGRMAAATTKQVLAQKLRDQQRRMIQEEFADLEDPVLTARVIRFERQSVIMAVSSGLGRPEVEAELPRRDQLPNDNYRANATFKVFLKEVSEVPRRGPQLFVSRANAGLVVYLFENEVPEIQEGSVRIVAVAREANPPSRSVGPRTKVAVDSIEREVDPVGACIGARGSRIQQVVNELRGEKIDVIRWSQDPGQYIANSLSPARVEMVRLVDPVGQHAHVLVPPDQLSLAIGREGQNVRLAARLTGWKIDIKNSQEYDQASEDAVVAELISQREEEEALQREAEERLAAEQAARAEEDARLRELYPLPEDDEDYVEEGSEIDVEAVDAGEESVEGDQPAAEAETSVEDSTVEEGAVEDTESAVNNDDEDGAR
- the rimP gene encoding ribosome maturation factor RimP, whose product is MPHPLLPDLTSVAAATAAQQGFELADLQLHTHLRPMTVQVQIRRPGGVDVTLDDCAGLSGPMGDAIEASSLLTDAYVLEISSPGIGDLVQSDRDFQTFRGFPVEVTINEGDGPPQTLSGSLLDRSDNHLEINMKGRIKKIARSSISCVRLTSPTS
- a CDS encoding YlxR family protein — encoded protein: MNEPRPVLRRCVACRKLLDRQQLWRVIRDHQDGVLLDRGMGRSAYLCPTEACLDEARRRKRLNKALRCQVPDSVITVLQERLSFERNCR